Proteins from a single region of Syngnathus scovelli strain Florida chromosome 7, RoL_Ssco_1.2, whole genome shotgun sequence:
- the slc19a3b gene encoding solute carrier family 19 member 3b, producing MGCWEKLKSSGWAFPTAVLSLYGFFANCRIAEPFLTPYLIGPYKNISEELVTNYLFPIWTYSYLAFLFPVFLLTDFLRYKPLIVLQGFFLVSNYVLLCFAPGLIAMVFLEIHYAVVTATEVAYFSYIYSVIPLENYQRATGYLRSAMLFGYTFGAGLGQVLVSLAGLDYFHINAITLGVTSVAFLISFWLPMPQRSMFFKGRKTTAVGRQSQQEGPGRTDRPDGTAADEEDASSGKQKMERNDNAAWCSRKNVFSAGHLLWQSFRESYSSRHLIYWSLWWALATAGYTQILNYIQLMWDHIEPSATSSVYNGGVEAACSLVGATAAFSVGYMKVNWSVWGELALGLFSAVGAGAVFLIVLTGNIWACYAGYALFKSCYMLLITITTFQIAANLSMECYALTFGINTFVALSLQTIITLIIVDGATLGLDIETQFIIYGIYHVVISVLFLIRGTYTACTKQRTSKPPDNIKMEQNTVEVIYDEAF from the exons ATGGGCTGCTGGGAGAAGCTCAAGTCCTCAGGCTGGGCTTTCCCTACTGCAGTCTTGTCCCTCTATGGGTTTTTTGCCAATTGCAGGATTGCAGAGCCTTTCCTCACACCATACTTAATTGGACCTTATAAGAACATCTCTGAAGAACTG gTGACCAACTATCTATTTCCCATATGGACCTATTCCTACCTGGCCTTCCTTTTCCCTGTTTTTCTGCTGACTGACTTTCTCAGATATAAGCCACTCATTGTGCTACAGGGGTTCTTCCTGGTTTCCAACTATGTGCTGCTCTGCTTTGCTCCAGGACTGATTGCCATGGTCTTCCTTGAG ATTCATTATGCTGTCGTGACTGCTACAGAGGTGGCCTACTTTTCCTACATATACAGCGTGATTCCCCTTGAGAATTACCAAAGAGCCACCGGTTACCTTCGCAGCGCCATGTTATTCGGGTACACGTTTGGTGCCGGCCTGGGTCAAGTTCTCGTCTCATTGGCAG GGTTGGACTACTTCCACATCAATGCCATTACTTTGGGCGTTACAAGTGTGGCTTTTCTCATCTCCTTCTGGTTGCCAATGCCTCAGAGGAGCATGTTCTTCAAAGGGAGAAAAACTACAGCTGTGGGCAGACAGTCCCAGCAGGAGGGGCCTGGGAGAACGGACAGACCTGATGGAACGGCAGCGGATGAGGAGGACGCTAGCTCCGGGAAACAGAAGATGGAGCGTAATGACAATGCTGCCTGGTGCAGCAGGAAAAATGTGTTCAGTGCAGGTCATTTACTTTGGCAAAGCTTCAGGGAGTCCTACTCGTCAAG GCATTTGATCTATTGGTCCTTGTGGTGGGCTTTGGCCACAGCTGGATATACACAAATACTCAACTACATCCAACTAATGTGGGACCATATTGAGCCGTCTGCCACATCATCTGTTTACAATGGTGGTGTAGAAGCTGCATGCTCGCTTGTAG GTGCTACAGCAGCTTTCTCAGTGGGTTATATGAAAGTAAACTGGTCAGTGTGGGGAGAGTTGGCATTAGGTTTGTTTTCAGCCGTTGGCGCAGGCGCTGTGTTCCTGATAGTGCTCACCGGCAATATCTGGGCTTGCTATGCCGGCTATGCCCTATTTAAATCATGCTACATGCTGCTTATTACCATTACCAC ATTTCAGATTGCAGCCAATCTCTCCATGGAGTGTTACGCCCTGACATTTGGGATCAACACATTTGTGGCCCTTTCCCTGCAGACCATCATTACACTTATTATTGTTGATGGAGCCACATTAGGACTGGACATTGAGACACAG tTCATCATTTATGGGATCTACCATGTTGTCATCTCcgtgttgtttttgattcgAGGGACCTACACTGCTTGTACAAAGCAAAGAACTTCAAAACCACCAGATAACATTAAAATGGAGCAGAACACTGTGGAGGTGATCTATGATGAAGCTTTCTGA